A genomic region of Haliotis asinina isolate JCU_RB_2024 chromosome 1, JCU_Hal_asi_v2, whole genome shotgun sequence contains the following coding sequences:
- the LOC137258137 gene encoding uncharacterized protein, producing the protein MKRMQHLSIWILLLLFELTSCANDAENVTVCANETASVVWDYEVPPFFAVEWFFETTRIAETLKADFSPESLSINGIYKSRFYLLDETEKFGFNLTNVTWDDRGEYKCKLILQSTHIPHELNKILIVQDCNTRGISISSPGDRTTTPTEDHTTIPYHTTTTIVLAVIIPLVVIGGLFGLWIYMKKRKRCSRLPAKKESNGYVNML; encoded by the exons ATGAAGAGAATGCAACATCTGTCGA TTTGGATACTATTACTGCTGTTCGAGCTAACATCATGCGCTAATGATG CGGAAAATGTGACAGTGTGCGCCAACGAAACTGCTTCCGTTGTGTGGGATTATGAAGTCCCTCCATTCTTTGCAGTCGAGTGGTTTTTTGAAACGACACGGATAGCAGAGACACTCAAAGCGGATTTTTCACCG GAGTCCCTCAGTATCAACGGCATCTACAAATCCCGGTTTTATCTGCTGGATGAAACTGAAAAATTTGGTTTCAATCTAACAAATGTCACCTGGGATGACAGAGGAGAGTACAAGTGTAAACTGATCTTGCAAAGCACCCACATCCCCCATGAGCTGAACAAGATATTAATAGTTCAAG ATTGTAACACACGCGGCATCTCGATCTCTTCGCCAG GTGACAGAACAACAACACCCACAG AGGACCATAccaccataccataccataccaccACAACTATTGTGCTAGCAGTTATTATACCTCTGGTTGTGATTGGAGGATTGTTTGGACTGTGGATATAtatgaagaagaggaagagatG CtccagactgccagcgaagaaGGAGAGCAATGGGTACGTAAACATGTTGTGA